A stretch of the Filimonas lacunae genome encodes the following:
- a CDS encoding 2-oxoglutarate dehydrogenase E1 component has product MKDFSYITSSHPAFIESLYQEYVQNPTNVDPELKKFFEGFDFAISNVNGNGKPGVNGNVAVDSTQLTKEFSVYQLIQAYRKKAHLVAKTNPIRPRKDRRANLELSYFGLGDADLKTTFEAGKFIGLGKATLQAIVDKLTKIYATTVGVEYSALNDMERIEWLAQAVEDRLQQPVSLDQKKHILGKLNEGVIFEKFLHTKYIGQKRFSLEGGESLIPALDAIINKAAANDVKEVVIGMAHRGRLNVLANTLGKTYEQIFTEFEGVIPADKTMGSGDVKYHLGFSSNHTTPAGGSINVQLCPNPSHLEVVNPIVLGFARSKANVLYNADYDKILPILIHGDAALAGQGIVYETAQMSELPGYHVGGTIHIVINNQIGFTTDFDDARSSDYCTAVAAITQSPVLHINGDDAEAVVKAVEIATDYRQRFNSDIYIDILCYRRHGHNEGDEPKFTQPNLYALIEKHPNPREVYIQYLLQNGEPDAQELAKEMEKKFWADLQERLDEVRQKPIPYTFQKPEEWWRELRRSTETDFDKSPETAISAEEVTRLFNGLMKKPDNFSPLKKVEKLLQDKVKVFEAEQKIDWATGELLAYSSILVSNKDVRLSGEDVKRGTFSHRHAVMFDENTNEQYNRLNHFQEQQGKLRVFNSLLSEYGVLGFEYGFGMANPNSLVVWEAQYGDFANGAQMIIDQYIASAEQKWGTMSGVVLLLPHGYEGGGPDHSSARLERFLQMSAEMNMIVTNITTAANFFHALRRQLAWPFRKPLINMSPKANLRHAGSYSHISEFTQGGFKEVIDDATVANKGKVKKVLLCSGKIYFELAERKQKENREDVAVVRLEQIYPLPVKQLEALYQQYGKAVWYWVQEEPLNMGAASFLQMNLKTVNYGIISRNASASTATGFAKVHAVEQADIIDTAFNI; this is encoded by the coding sequence ATGAAGGACTTTTCATATATAACAAGCTCACATCCAGCCTTTATTGAGAGTTTATACCAGGAGTACGTACAGAATCCTACTAACGTTGATCCTGAACTCAAGAAGTTTTTTGAAGGTTTTGACTTTGCAATATCCAATGTAAACGGAAACGGAAAGCCAGGAGTAAATGGTAATGTAGCGGTAGACAGTACGCAGCTTACGAAGGAATTTAGTGTATACCAGTTAATACAGGCTTATCGAAAGAAGGCCCACCTGGTAGCTAAAACAAATCCCATCAGACCACGTAAAGACCGCAGGGCCAACCTGGAACTGAGTTATTTTGGGTTAGGGGATGCCGATTTAAAAACAACATTTGAAGCAGGCAAGTTTATTGGTCTGGGTAAAGCTACCCTGCAGGCCATTGTAGACAAGCTTACTAAAATATACGCTACTACTGTAGGGGTAGAATACAGTGCGCTCAATGATATGGAGCGTATTGAATGGCTGGCCCAGGCAGTAGAAGACAGATTACAGCAACCTGTTTCACTGGATCAGAAAAAACACATTCTGGGCAAACTGAACGAGGGGGTTATTTTTGAAAAGTTCCTGCACACTAAATATATAGGTCAGAAACGCTTCTCCCTGGAAGGTGGCGAAAGCTTAATTCCGGCTTTGGATGCTATTATCAACAAGGCAGCAGCCAACGACGTAAAAGAAGTAGTAATTGGTATGGCGCACCGCGGTCGCTTGAACGTACTGGCCAATACCTTAGGCAAAACTTACGAGCAAATTTTCACTGAATTTGAAGGCGTAATACCTGCCGACAAAACCATGGGTAGTGGCGATGTTAAATACCACTTGGGCTTTAGCAGCAACCACACTACACCTGCTGGTGGAAGCATCAACGTACAATTATGTCCTAACCCATCGCACCTGGAAGTGGTAAACCCTATCGTTTTAGGATTTGCCCGTTCTAAAGCCAATGTGTTGTATAACGCAGACTACGATAAAATTCTGCCTATATTAATACATGGTGATGCGGCACTGGCTGGCCAGGGCATTGTATACGAAACAGCACAAATGAGCGAGCTGCCTGGTTATCACGTAGGCGGTACCATCCATATCGTTATCAATAACCAGATTGGTTTCACTACCGATTTTGATGATGCACGTAGCTCTGATTATTGTACTGCTGTAGCAGCTATCACCCAATCTCCTGTATTACACATTAATGGTGATGATGCAGAAGCAGTGGTAAAAGCAGTGGAAATTGCTACTGACTACCGTCAGCGTTTCAATTCTGATATATATATCGACATCCTGTGTTACAGAAGACATGGCCACAACGAAGGTGACGAACCTAAGTTTACACAGCCTAATCTGTACGCTTTAATTGAAAAGCATCCGAACCCACGTGAGGTGTACATTCAGTACCTGTTGCAAAACGGCGAACCTGATGCACAGGAGCTGGCAAAGGAAATGGAAAAGAAATTCTGGGCCGACTTACAGGAGCGTCTGGACGAAGTAAGACAAAAACCAATTCCATACACTTTCCAAAAACCGGAAGAGTGGTGGAGAGAACTGCGTAGAAGCACAGAAACAGACTTCGACAAATCTCCTGAAACAGCTATCAGTGCGGAAGAAGTAACCCGCTTATTCAATGGCTTGATGAAGAAGCCTGACAATTTCTCCCCACTGAAAAAAGTAGAGAAATTATTACAGGATAAAGTAAAAGTGTTTGAAGCGGAGCAGAAAATTGACTGGGCAACCGGTGAATTACTCGCTTACTCCAGCATACTGGTGTCTAACAAAGATGTACGTTTAAGCGGTGAAGACGTTAAACGTGGCACTTTCTCACACAGACATGCAGTAATGTTTGATGAAAACACCAACGAACAATACAACAGGCTTAATCATTTCCAGGAGCAGCAAGGCAAGCTTCGTGTGTTCAACTCTTTGCTGAGTGAATACGGTGTGTTAGGTTTTGAATATGGATTTGGTATGGCCAACCCCAACTCCTTAGTAGTTTGGGAAGCGCAGTATGGCGATTTTGCCAATGGTGCTCAAATGATCATTGACCAGTATATTGCCAGCGCCGAGCAAAAATGGGGTACTATGAGCGGTGTGGTATTATTATTACCACACGGTTACGAAGGTGGTGGACCAGACCACTCCAGCGCACGTTTAGAGCGCTTCCTGCAAATGAGTGCGGAAATGAACATGATAGTAACCAACATTACTACCGCTGCTAACTTCTTCCACGCATTGCGTCGTCAGTTAGCATGGCCTTTCCGTAAGCCATTGATCAACATGTCTCCAAAAGCAAACCTGCGTCATGCAGGTAGCTACAGCCATATCAGCGAGTTTACACAAGGTGGGTTCAAAGAAGTAATTGATGATGCTACTGTTGCTAATAAAGGCAAAGTGAAGAAGGTATTATTGTGCTCCGGTAAAATCTACTTTGAACTGGCAGAAAGAAAGCAGAAAGAGAATAGGGAAGATGTAGCCGTTGTTCGCTTAGAACAGATTTACCCGCTGCCGGTGAAACAACTGGAAGCTCTATACCAGCAATATGGCAAAGCCGTATGGTACTGGGTACAGGAAGAGCCATTGAACATGGGCGCTGCTTCCTTCCTGCAAATGAATCTGAAAACTGTAAACTATGGTATCATCAGCCGTAACGCCAGTGCTTCTACTGCTACTGGTTTTGCTAAGGTGCACGCTGTAGAACAGGCAGATATAATAGACACTGCATTCAATATTTAA
- the odhB gene encoding 2-oxoglutarate dehydrogenase complex dihydrolipoyllysine-residue succinyltransferase yields the protein MIEIKVPTVGESISEVTLLKWTKKDGEYVERDEVIAELESEKATFEVNAEQAGVLKTVAKEGDTIEIGGVLANIDETAAKPAGGAAKAADKPAAAPAATPAAAPAPVAEAKAVGKGIIEMKVPTVGESISEVTILKWVKKAGDLVLRDEVIAELESEKATFELNAEEAGQLQPVGNEGDVIKIGDVIAKINTDVAVPVGGSKPAEAKPAAKAEATPAQAPAATVAGDIKATPVASAIIADKKVNPANITPSGYGGKIVKQDVLEALNNPGKKAFGGQELGSRNKRVEKMSNLRKTISRRLVESKNTTAMLTTFNEVDMTRIMDVRKQYKDKFKEAHGVNLGFMSFFSKACAIALSEWPAVNGYIDGDQLTYHDYADISIAVSTPRGLTVPVIRNVESLSMADIEKKVIELAGKARDNKLTMDELQGGTFTITNGGVFGSLLSTPIINLPQSAILGMHKIQERPMAINGQVVIRPMMYIALSYDHRIIDGRESVSFLVRVKELLENPELLLIGKDPVKSLLEL from the coding sequence ATGATCGAAATTAAAGTACCAACAGTAGGCGAATCCATTAGTGAGGTTACGCTGTTGAAGTGGACTAAAAAGGATGGCGAATACGTTGAGCGCGATGAAGTAATAGCAGAACTGGAAAGCGAAAAAGCAACATTTGAAGTAAATGCAGAACAGGCAGGTGTTTTAAAAACAGTTGCCAAAGAAGGCGATACCATTGAAATTGGTGGTGTACTTGCCAATATTGATGAAACTGCTGCCAAGCCTGCCGGTGGCGCAGCTAAAGCAGCCGACAAGCCAGCTGCTGCACCCGCAGCAACTCCAGCCGCGGCCCCTGCTCCGGTAGCAGAAGCTAAAGCAGTAGGCAAAGGTATTATTGAAATGAAAGTTCCTACCGTTGGTGAATCTATCAGCGAGGTAACTATATTAAAATGGGTGAAGAAAGCAGGTGATCTGGTTTTACGCGATGAAGTAATTGCAGAACTGGAAAGCGAAAAAGCCACTTTTGAACTGAATGCTGAAGAAGCAGGCCAGTTACAGCCCGTAGGTAATGAAGGCGATGTTATTAAAATTGGTGATGTTATTGCCAAAATCAATACAGATGTAGCTGTACCTGTTGGCGGAAGCAAGCCAGCAGAAGCAAAACCTGCTGCTAAAGCCGAAGCAACTCCTGCACAAGCGCCTGCAGCCACAGTGGCTGGTGATATCAAAGCTACACCAGTAGCTTCTGCTATTATTGCCGATAAAAAAGTAAACCCTGCTAACATTACCCCATCTGGTTATGGTGGTAAAATTGTAAAACAGGATGTGTTGGAAGCATTAAATAATCCGGGTAAAAAAGCATTTGGTGGTCAGGAGCTGGGCTCACGCAACAAGCGCGTAGAGAAAATGAGCAACCTGCGCAAAACTATCAGCCGTCGTCTGGTAGAAAGCAAAAACACCACTGCTATGCTTACCACTTTTAACGAAGTGGACATGACCAGGATCATGGATGTGCGTAAACAATACAAAGACAAGTTTAAAGAAGCACATGGTGTAAACCTGGGCTTTATGAGCTTCTTCTCTAAAGCATGCGCTATCGCTTTAAGCGAATGGCCTGCTGTGAACGGATACATCGATGGCGATCAGTTAACTTATCATGACTATGCCGATATCAGCATTGCTGTAAGCACTCCACGTGGCTTAACCGTACCGGTTATTCGCAACGTAGAAAGCCTGAGCATGGCCGATATTGAGAAAAAAGTAATAGAACTGGCCGGTAAAGCACGTGACAACAAGCTTACCATGGATGAATTACAGGGCGGTACCTTTACTATCACCAACGGTGGTGTATTCGGTAGCTTATTAAGTACGCCTATTATCAACCTGCCACAGAGCGCTATATTAGGCATGCACAAAATTCAGGAACGCCCCATGGCTATCAACGGCCAGGTGGTGATTCGGCCGATGATGTACATTGCGTTAAGCTACGATCACCGTATTATCGACGGTCGTGAAAGCGTAAGCTTCCTGGTAAGGGTGAAAGAATTACTGGAAAATCCTGAGCTGTTGCTGATAGGAAAAGATCCGGTGAAGAGCCTGCTGGAACTGTAA
- a CDS encoding RsmB/NOP family class I SAM-dependent RNA methyltransferase, with amino-acid sequence MQYAHRYIQYAVTALTGYNGAMPLQHYLKQFFAADKKYGSKDRRHITHLCYCYFRSGNALQHLSAEERIRISLYLCSDTLEGWTGLFSEDWVTAHSKEVAQRIAFIQQEGIAFQPGSIFPWLDECSPDMDTAAFTQSHLQQPLVFLRIRPRQEKQVLQVLENNNIVYSRPEQNCIALAPGSKADQLLQINQQVVVQDLSSQRIGSLFTHIHKPGTNQVWDCCAASGGKSILAYDMLPDIRLTVSDVRASIIHNLKQRFVEAGIRNYQSFVADLTSKAGIPRSDMFAGKFDVIICDAPCSGSGTWGRTPEQLTFFTPAQIQQYAILQKQIIATSATAVARNGYFLYITCSVFKKENEEQLAYIQEQTGMQVVASGLYQGFTERADTMYAALFVKS; translated from the coding sequence GTGCAATATGCCCATCGTTATATACAATATGCTGTAACCGCTCTTACGGGGTACAACGGTGCCATGCCTTTACAGCATTATCTCAAACAGTTTTTTGCCGCCGATAAGAAATATGGTTCTAAAGACCGCCGGCATATTACCCACCTTTGTTATTGCTATTTTCGCTCAGGCAATGCTTTACAGCATTTATCTGCCGAAGAAAGAATAAGGATATCTCTATACCTATGCAGTGATACTTTAGAAGGTTGGACAGGGCTATTTTCAGAAGACTGGGTAACAGCACATTCTAAAGAAGTTGCCCAACGTATAGCCTTTATACAGCAGGAAGGTATTGCTTTTCAACCAGGAAGTATATTTCCCTGGCTGGATGAATGTAGCCCGGATATGGACACTGCAGCTTTTACACAAAGCCATTTACAACAACCTTTAGTGTTTTTGCGTATCCGTCCCAGACAGGAGAAGCAAGTATTACAGGTATTGGAAAACAACAATATTGTCTATTCCAGGCCTGAACAAAACTGCATAGCCTTAGCGCCTGGAAGTAAGGCCGATCAGTTGCTGCAAATTAATCAGCAGGTGGTAGTGCAGGATTTGTCTTCACAAAGAATAGGTTCATTGTTTACACATATACACAAACCGGGTACAAACCAGGTGTGGGACTGCTGTGCAGCAAGCGGTGGCAAGTCGATACTGGCTTATGATATGCTACCTGATATCCGTTTAACTGTATCGGATGTAAGAGCTTCCATTATTCACAACCTCAAACAGCGCTTTGTGGAAGCTGGTATCAGAAATTATCAGTCGTTTGTGGCAGATCTTACCAGTAAAGCAGGTATTCCGCGCTCAGATATGTTTGCCGGAAAGTTTGATGTGATTATTTGCGATGCTCCTTGCAGTGGCTCCGGTACCTGGGGCAGAACGCCCGAGCAATTGACTTTTTTTACCCCTGCACAAATACAGCAATATGCCATTCTGCAAAAGCAGATTATTGCTACCTCAGCTACAGCGGTAGCTAGGAATGGTTACTTCCTGTACATTACCTGTTCGGTGTTTAAAAAAGAAAATGAAGAGCAGCTGGCCTACATACAGGAGCAAACCGGCATGCAGGTAGTTGCTTCCGGTTTATATCAGGGCTTTACAGAAAGAGCGGATACTATGTATGCCGCTTTATTCGTAAAATCATAG
- a CDS encoding efflux MFS transporter permease, with protein sequence MEMGTNAHVQYINVAGLITGIIIAGILLKQGILNHYIIIAGFLCMAVYHFWFTFLFVPDASLKQIAIPYCSQGVGVGLVFVPLVLYTTSAIPSTLSLSAGFAGVSGRFWGTNIGFCLLQNAKVFLQRNHYSKLQQFVTPESTETQSRLASLTASFTAKGYTPEAAAQLAYQQINASVSRQSMLLSNMEIYTAIGWALVIVVLLLVLSKPLLFSFHKMKESTLQLLPKTLW encoded by the coding sequence ATGGAAATGGGAACCAATGCACATGTACAGTACATTAATGTAGCAGGTTTGATTACAGGAATTATTATAGCTGGCATACTATTGAAGCAAGGGATATTGAACCACTACATCATTATAGCAGGCTTTTTATGTATGGCTGTATATCATTTCTGGTTTACCTTTTTGTTTGTACCCGATGCTTCGCTGAAACAAATAGCTATACCTTATTGCTCACAGGGTGTAGGCGTAGGACTGGTGTTTGTGCCGCTGGTGTTATATACCACATCTGCCATACCTTCTACTCTATCCTTATCAGCAGGTTTTGCCGGTGTATCAGGCCGCTTCTGGGGCACCAATATTGGGTTTTGTTTATTACAGAACGCCAAAGTGTTTCTGCAACGAAATCACTACAGCAAACTACAGCAATTTGTAACACCCGAAAGCACCGAAACACAAAGCAGGCTGGCATCATTAACAGCCAGTTTCACCGCCAAAGGCTATACACCCGAAGCCGCTGCACAGCTCGCTTACCAGCAAATCAATGCTTCGGTAAGCAGGCAAAGCATGCTACTATCCAATATGGAAATTTATACCGCTATTGGCTGGGCATTAGTTATAGTAGTGCTGTTGCTGGTGTTAAGCAAGCCGTTGCTATTCTCTTTTCATAAAATGAAAGAAAGCACCTTACAATTGTTACCTAAAACGTTGTGGTAA
- a CDS encoding HlyD family secretion protein: protein MKKNNTLFHHILTVLATLLVIAGIGTGIYFFVFYHNHEQTNDAQVDQYVTPVMSRITGYVQEVKYEENQFVHKGDTLVIIDDREFKTRLSLAQADLEAAEQTVDVLHKGAQAISTNTSIKKAQIDAAKAELWKHTQDYKRYENLLKEEAVTEQQYEQVKASYEAAQAHYNELVSGLQAASLGTEEATSRVIPAASSVKAKQAAVDNAALFVSYTAITAPYDGYTGRKTIQPGQLVKEGQTLVSVVSQEKWITANFKETQVQKLSIGQPVSMKADATGDVIIHGKIQSLSPASGARFSLLPPDNATGNFVKIEQRIPVRIELIDNDSITRFLRAGMNIVVTAKKE, encoded by the coding sequence ATGAAAAAGAATAACACATTATTTCATCATATACTCACCGTATTGGCCACACTGCTGGTAATAGCAGGTATAGGCACAGGCATTTACTTCTTTGTATTTTACCACAATCACGAACAAACGAATGATGCACAGGTAGATCAATATGTAACACCGGTCATGAGCCGGATTACAGGCTATGTACAGGAAGTAAAGTATGAAGAGAACCAGTTTGTACACAAAGGAGATACACTGGTAATAATAGATGATCGCGAATTTAAAACCCGCTTATCACTGGCACAGGCCGATCTGGAAGCTGCTGAACAAACCGTAGATGTGCTGCATAAAGGCGCACAGGCCATCAGCACCAACACCAGTATTAAAAAAGCACAGATAGATGCAGCGAAGGCTGAACTTTGGAAACATACCCAGGATTATAAAAGATATGAGAACTTATTAAAAGAAGAAGCGGTTACCGAACAACAGTACGAGCAGGTAAAAGCTTCGTATGAAGCAGCACAGGCCCATTATAATGAGCTAGTGAGCGGTTTGCAGGCTGCCAGCCTGGGAACAGAAGAAGCCACTTCGCGCGTAATACCTGCCGCCTCTTCTGTAAAAGCCAAACAGGCAGCGGTTGACAATGCTGCATTGTTTGTATCCTATACAGCAATAACAGCCCCTTATGATGGATATACCGGTCGTAAAACCATACAGCCCGGACAATTGGTAAAAGAAGGGCAAACGCTGGTATCAGTAGTAAGCCAGGAAAAATGGATTACAGCCAACTTTAAAGAAACACAGGTTCAAAAACTATCTATCGGTCAACCGGTAAGCATGAAGGCAGATGCTACGGGCGATGTTATCATTCATGGAAAAATTCAATCGTTATCTCCTGCTTCCGGCGCCCGTTTTTCATTACTGCCACCAGATAATGCCACAGGCAACTTCGTAAAGATTGAGCAACGGATTCCCGTGCGTATTGAATTAATTGATAATGATAGCATTACCCGCTTTTTACGGGCAGGGATGAATATTGTTGTAACCGCTAAAAAAGAATAA